In Desulfosudis oleivorans Hxd3, the DNA window GTCTTTATTAAAAATCAGGTCCGATACGAACTGTTTTGCCCTGGTGCCAAAGTTCTGGTGGGATTCAGGGCAGTCTATACCATAGAGCCTGATCTTGTATTGGGTCTTATCCTGAAGGACGGTGATGGTGTCTCCGTCTGCTATACCGACAACCTTACCGGTGATAACAGTCTCAGAAAAGGCGGCTGTGGTGAACCATAAAAAAAGGGCTACTGTTACAACAACAAGCCGATATAATCGGAACGCTTTCATAGGACTATGCACTTATTCCCCCACATACCCGTTAAACTATATTTTCCCGGTCTTTTTTGAAACAACATATACCAGGGAAGGCCTCATGCTGCGAACGCTGCAAATGAGCCGCGCGGCTTTTTGCGTCGGCTGAATTAAACTTGTTAAAAGTGCTTTCCTATACGTTCCATATTTCGTTTGCAACCTCAGTATCGGGAAGAATTTTAATCATATTTCGGTATGTGCTTTCTGGCCGAATAGTGCTATCAAAAACACCTGATCGCATTCTATCTATTAGGTGGGTTCTATTTGTATCATTTAAGCCGTTCCACCATGAAGGTCTAAAATACGTGTTTTCAGATTGCTCGACTGCTAACATTAGTGCAGCGTTCGCTTTCTCCGTATCTTTTATCCTTTTGAACGACTTTACAAATTGTTCGGCAGGCCCTTCATTAATGCCATGCCACCCAAAAGCTATAAACGACTTATCGCCACATGCGGAAATATTGATACATACATGCTCAAACTTCGAATTACCGCGAGAAATTAGTTGCAGTTTGTTACCATCGAAGTCTACTTCAGGATAGAAACCGCCACAGCAAACGAGAGGAAGGGTGCCTTTGAACTCCACTGCGTAGTGAGGCATTGAAGTGTAATCATTCTCGATAAATCTTTTATCATATTCTGCTTTCCACCCTTTTAAATCTTGCATACCCCTCAGGCATCCCGTTTGATAAACATGTAGGAAGTTTTGAATGCTAACTTGAGTTGAAAAATCCATTCCCTTATCCATATCGCGCTGTATTTTAACAATCTTTATTGCATTTTTCTTTGATAGATATTCATATGCTATAGCGCGAAACGCTAATAGAAAGGATGTTTCATGGTTTAATGAAAATGAACTTTTCTCAATTGGCACAAATAAACTGTTATCGTGACCGGAGCAAAAACCCATAAATGTTGAAGCACTACCTATTCCTATTAGTTCCGGAACAATCTGGCCTAAATTTTTAAAAATATTTTCGAAACCTTTCCTTTCAGATATTACGTGGCCTTTTTCTGATATACGACTCAACCCTCCGGCTCTTTGGACAGTATGAGCCTTAATTATTTTGTTTGAGCACGTGATTTTTGATGCATTCGGGTGAAGACATATTCCCTTCTTTTCTATTTGGTACATTTCTTTCAATAACTTACCTATTTGGATTTTTGGCTGAAGATGTCTGTCTCTATGACATATCTTCCACTTCTTCCCAGATCCACACCAGCATGGTTCATTACGCTCCATTAGCTCTTTTGGCCTTAAAGGAGGGGGTTCAACAAACTTAGCATTCAGTGACGGATGCATACTTCTGCCTTCTAACGCCTGAAGCCAATGGCAGCCAGGGCTTCCACTGACTTGATTAAAAATTTTGGTTGTTCAAATTCCCAGATTTTTCAAAACCCGCGTGCCCTGGCTGCCCACTTGAGCTTCATGGTTGGGTGGTACGCCCGACATACATCTTCTTGCCCGTTCGCAGATCTCGGTAGACATCGAGTCCATTCTCTTGCCCGAGATATTCCAGAAATTCAGGATTTTCACCGGTTTCAATGAATCCATATTTTGCAGAGAGAGACTCCTCAAACTTCCACCCGTCTGGTGTAACAAGCTCTGACACCTTGCTCCCGACTAAGCTGCATCCAGCAACTCGCTTTTTAGGATCACCCCCGATAGGACCTTGTCTGAATTCAGCCCAATCGCATGGTACGGCAAAGCCGCGTTGCTGATCTACTACAACCAGATCGACGGCTTTGCCTTCAGCTTGGTAATGAATACCGTACTGGGCAAGACTGTCAATAAAAGCTTTTACGTCATTGGGTACCATAAAACCAACGCGCACGAGCTCTCCGTCAGCACAGAGGGTGCCATTGGGCGAATTAGCCTCGAATGCTGGCCACCCTCCCGGATAGAGATTTACAATCACTTCCGCCTTGATCACCACTGAAATTGCTTCAACGAGAACGGCCATTTTTATCTCTCACCCAATATAGATTATATTGATTCTATTTTTTGTGCTTCTAAAACGTATTATTCACATGCTGCTTAAAATTTACAACCCGCATCCTGTGGGTCTCTTTGAGCTGCTTCCACAGTTCATAGATAATGATCATGGGGGCCTCGTCCTCATCAATATGGATAAAAGACTCCCGGTGGTACAGGGTGCAGTCCCTTTTTAAATTGTCATTGCCGGACCATAACCCAAAATTATCCCGTATCCAAGCGCCAAGAGTAAAATGCAGATCAATCAGGTCATCCTGGGCCATGTTGGCCATCCGGACCCGGTCTTTTAGCGGCAGCTTTCGAATAAGAAGGGTTACGGCCTCCTGTATGGTTTTGGGACGCTCTGCAGGGAGATGGCTTTGTTTCCTGTCTTTTTCCATGGCCATCACGACATCATATCCAGCACCGGTTTTAAAGTATCATACACGGCCCGATGAATGCCCGGGGATTTGCTTTCCCTTGAGCCAGCTATATTCAGGACGTTCACCTTATTTATCCTCAGCCAGTTTTGGATTTCTGTCAAGGGATTGGCCTTCCGGGTCAAATCAATATGGAGCCAGGGCCTTCCATGCTTTTCCGCAAGCTGTCGTGTCAGATCAGATCCACCTGTAAGCCTGCCGAACGTGAAAATAATAGTCCCGTCAGAGTCAATGACGTTCTGCTCGGTTCTTTTCGGGTATCCGCCCCTGGACAGTTCCTGAAGCTTGGTATATCTGGTGGGGACAATACCATCTTCGGCTTTACGGCCCTTTGGAAGCCAGCCGCCATATTCTATACCAGCATCCATAGCAGCATCAAGACCTGCCCTGTCAGCACCGGTCTGGCCGCCTGATATGATTTTTGTAAGCGATGTCATTCTCATCATATTCATGCTTTTCCCCCATTATAACTGATGAATCTTGGGACACAACCTGTAAAGGCGGCCTGATATGTGTGGGGAATTCTGTAACTATATTCTAAAACCTTCTCCACTTCAAATAACACTTTAAAAAAATATTTTTTTAACGGGTTCTTTATGCTATTCAAAATGAATCACCGTCGAGTTCAGGACGGGTACGGTAACAAAGTGCCTGTCACCTTTAAAGGAGGGGGTATTCTCGATATTTTTACTTTCCATCCAGTCTCTTCCAGAAAAAGGACATCCTCATGACCCAAAATAATGTCTGTATTGGAATGTTCTGCGATAACACAGAAAACCTGATAAGTGAAAACTTTGCCGGGCGTACTACCTCGTCATTTACAAAGTTTCCGTTCCCCGAGAGAGTGGAGCATTTCAAACTTCCAGGTAATGATAAGGACTTTCTCTGTAAACAATGCGCGTCGACATACGCTATTCAATGTAAAGTTCATGGATGTGTGACTTGTGGGCAGACACAGAAGTGGCCGCCGATATGTTCGGCGTGCCAAAGAGAGTTCCAGTCAATAAGCGAGGGAACGCTTATCGGAAGTTTCACATGGATAGTGCCACTGACACGAATCGAGCTGTGTGACAAAAAGCCCTTACAGGAAGGCTTTCTTGCAAGGTCTCAAGATGGAATACTCCATGTTTTTCATAAGAAAACACGGCTGGAATATTTTTTGGAACAGGACGTCCACCGGGATGTGGAGTCTGTTCAAGGGGCAATAGGCTTTACTGTTAAATATAAAAACGCTATTCGTTGCATCATCGGTCTTGACGACCCGAATATCCTGTATCGGTGCTATGGACTATGGCAGGATTGCTGGAAACCCTCTCTGGGACGAAGTTTGGGGCTTAATAGAGACGCCGCCTACATATGGCTGGTCACCCTTGACCATGAAACGGTTGTAGGTGAAGGGAGCCCGGCGCCTTCACGAAAAATCCCCCTTGCCTTTGTTTACATTGACAAAGAGGCTGATGTTATAAGGACGTTCCCGCCGGTAAGCCTGCCGGAATTAAAATACAAGACCTTCATAACCGAAGAGAACACAACAGGGCGGCACAGACTAATACTGGGCTTCAATGTAAATGGGATTCCGCACAAACTGACGCTTATCTCTGTATATCCATTACAGTCCTATCCCATTGATAGTCCATCTATCCAATCTGCAACACCAAACGAAAGCATCCTGACAACCATGCGCCAGGTCAACGCCAGGGAGATAGGGGAAACCGGGGATGTACCCTATCTTCTCACCGCAAAATATAATAACACCATCCAGACGCAACGGCTTCCAGACGGTCCGACACAGGAGTTTTCACATGGGTTTGAATATAACAATCGCTTCCTGCTGATATCGAAAAATGGAGAGGCGCTGAATACCAGTGGGAGCCAATATTTCATGAAAAAAGCCGGTATTGCCCAACCGACTGTCTTCAACGTTTCTGCTGATAATGTCCTGGCCTTTTTGTTTGACCTGGAAAAATCGGAGGCTGCCCATACCTTATGGATAGGGTCGGAGTCGTTGAGCATAGACAAGGGAGAAGTTATCCCGCTGGAAAGCATCTCCCGAATAAGCGGTGAAGCGGCGCATAACGGATTATATCGGTTGCGTATGGATCTGCCTGGTTCCGACGGTCCCGAACCGCTTGTCCTGATAGGTCCTGAAGCCTACGTTATAGAGTGTAAACGCATTCTGGATACAAGACAGATCAAAGCCCGGTTTAAAACGATGAAATCTCTCGACCTCTACCGGGAGTACCATCAGTTGAAAAAATACAACCAGCTCGCCATTCTTTTCGGCGACATTGTTCTGCTGGACCAGGAATTAAACGAC includes these proteins:
- a CDS encoding DUF6794 domain-containing protein, translating into MAMEKDRKQSHLPAERPKTIQEAVTLLIRKLPLKDRVRMANMAQDDLIDLHFTLGAWIRDNFGLWSGNDNLKRDCTLYHRESFIHIDEDEAPMIIIYELWKQLKETHRMRVVNFKQHVNNTF
- a CDS encoding putative molybdenum carrier protein, with the translated sequence MNMMRMTSLTKIISGGQTGADRAGLDAAMDAGIEYGGWLPKGRKAEDGIVPTRYTKLQELSRGGYPKRTEQNVIDSDGTIIFTFGRLTGGSDLTRQLAEKHGRPWLHIDLTRKANPLTEIQNWLRINKVNVLNIAGSRESKSPGIHRAVYDTLKPVLDMMS
- a CDS encoding SEC-C domain-containing protein: MHPSLNAKFVEPPPLRPKELMERNEPCWCGSGKKWKICHRDRHLQPKIQIGKLLKEMYQIEKKGICLHPNASKITCSNKIIKAHTVQRAGGLSRISEKGHVISERKGFENIFKNLGQIVPELIGIGSASTFMGFCSGHDNSLFVPIEKSSFSLNHETSFLLAFRAIAYEYLSKKNAIKIVKIQRDMDKGMDFSTQVSIQNFLHVYQTGCLRGMQDLKGWKAEYDKRFIENDYTSMPHYAVEFKGTLPLVCCGGFYPEVDFDGNKLQLISRGNSKFEHVCINISACGDKSFIAFGWHGINEGPAEQFVKSFKRIKDTEKANAALMLAVEQSENTYFRPSWWNGLNDTNRTHLIDRMRSGVFDSTIRPESTYRNMIKILPDTEVANEIWNV